A genome region from Deltaproteobacteria bacterium includes the following:
- a CDS encoding DUF1015 domain-containing protein: MAHIAPFRGVIYNSQTIKDYSQVVAPPYDVIKPQEQERFYQQHPYNIVRLDFGKNFPSDTPEDNRYTRAARILRIWEKEQILVQDPEPAIYLYKIQYQLPGENLRIRTGFISLLGLEPFDSGKVRPHEKTFSAFKQDRYQLFQQCQMQFCPIFSFYLDPENRVISLLSGQAPAEPFLDFVDQDSIRHQLWRITDPSTLTTIQKTFSDKTVYIADGHHRYETSLAYQADMLKRHPESGKNAAFNFTLMFLCPMEDPGLTIFPVHRALNRLLDLEPSLLEKKLDQDFFIEKIPFNGENKKQVTRDFLSRLGAKGRVAQSFGLFMAQTSWFYLLTLKQESLDGAWGEDLHPLLRRLDVMILSRLIFQKALGVRREELDQENIIEYRHDAFEVLQLVVKGQSQMSFILNPTPIDQVRQIAEASLVMPRKSTYFYPKTLTGLVMNPLNLNEFII; encoded by the coding sequence ATGGCACATATCGCCCCTTTTCGGGGGGTTATTTATAATTCTCAGACCATTAAGGATTATTCCCAGGTCGTCGCTCCGCCCTATGATGTGATCAAACCTCAGGAACAGGAACGGTTTTATCAACAGCATCCCTATAATATTGTTCGTCTGGATTTTGGCAAAAATTTCCCCAGTGATACACCTGAAGACAATCGATACACCCGGGCGGCCCGGATATTACGGATCTGGGAAAAGGAACAGATCCTGGTTCAGGACCCTGAACCGGCCATTTATCTTTATAAAATTCAATATCAGCTTCCAGGGGAAAATTTACGGATTCGAACCGGGTTTATTTCCCTGCTGGGCCTGGAGCCTTTTGATTCAGGGAAGGTCCGGCCCCACGAAAAGACCTTCTCGGCTTTCAAGCAGGATCGCTATCAGCTCTTCCAGCAGTGTCAAATGCAGTTTTGTCCGATCTTTTCTTTTTATCTTGATCCTGAAAACAGGGTCATTTCTCTTCTTTCCGGCCAGGCCCCGGCAGAACCCTTTCTTGATTTTGTCGATCAGGATTCTATCCGCCATCAGCTTTGGAGAATTACCGACCCGTCGACCTTAACTACCATTCAAAAGACCTTTTCCGATAAGACCGTTTATATCGCCGATGGCCATCATCGTTACGAGACCAGTCTGGCCTATCAAGCGGATATGCTTAAAAGGCATCCCGAGTCGGGAAAAAACGCAGCCTTTAATTTTACCCTGATGTTTCTCTGTCCGATGGAAGATCCGGGGTTGACCATCTTCCCGGTTCATCGGGCATTGAACCGTCTTTTGGATCTTGAGCCCTCGTTGCTGGAAAAAAAATTGGATCAGGATTTTTTTATAGAAAAAATCCCTTTTAACGGCGAAAACAAAAAGCAAGTCACACGGGATTTTTTGTCCAGACTTGGGGCAAAAGGAAGAGTGGCTCAGTCATTTGGTCTTTTTATGGCCCAAACCTCCTGGTTTTACCTCCTGACTCTGAAGCAAGAAAGTCTGGACGGTGCCTGGGGAGAAGATCTGCATCCCTTATTACGAAGATTGGATGTCATGATTTTAAGCCGCCTGATCTTTCAAAAAGCCTTAGGCGTTCGCCGGGAAGAATTGGATCAGGAAAACATCATCGAGTATCGTCATGATGCTTTCGAGGTCCTCCAGCTGGTGGTAAAGGGACAAAGTCAGATGAGTTTCATCTTAAACCCAACCCCTATCGATCAGGTCAGGCAGATTGCCGAAGCCTCCCTGGTTATGCCCAGGAAGTCAACCTATTTTTACCCTAAAACCCTGACCGGCCTGGTAATGAATCCCCTGAATTTGAATGAATTCATCATTTGA
- a CDS encoding tRNA1(Val) (adenine(37)-N6)-methyltransferase yields MNSSFEKRVKINSDETLDSWGKGTVRVIQKKTGYRFSIDSLLLFEFVRIKEDHRVLDLGTGSGILALLLARAYPLARIVALELSPAFLDLARRNTDLNGLQGRISLIHGDLCYIPFFIKKGTFDAVVCNPPFRPLRTGRINPDPQKAMARHEIRVTLSELLQAVAHGLKKGGKWYVIYPAWRLVTLLTLSRQNGLEPKTIQLVHSFPGKEAEWILMEAVYQGREELKVLPPLIVYQEVGVYSDQVQRSKFFNTFL; encoded by the coding sequence ATGAATTCATCATTTGAGAAGCGGGTAAAGATAAACAGCGATGAAACACTCGATTCCTGGGGAAAAGGGACTGTTCGGGTCATTCAAAAAAAAACCGGTTATCGTTTTTCCATAGACTCTTTACTTCTGTTTGAATTTGTCCGGATAAAGGAAGATCATCGGGTCCTGGATCTGGGAACGGGCAGTGGAATCCTGGCCCTGCTCCTGGCCAGGGCCTACCCCCTTGCCCGGATTGTGGCCCTGGAACTGTCCCCCGCCTTTTTAGATCTGGCCCGACGCAATACGGACCTGAACGGACTTCAGGGACGCATTTCCCTGATCCATGGAGATCTTTGCTACATCCCCTTTTTTATTAAAAAGGGGACCTTTGATGCCGTTGTTTGCAACCCCCCCTTTCGTCCTCTTCGAACAGGCCGGATAAACCCCGACCCTCAGAAAGCCATGGCCCGCCATGAAATTCGGGTTACCTTATCTGAACTTTTACAGGCTGTAGCCCACGGATTAAAAAAAGGAGGGAAATGGTATGTTATTTACCCGGCCTGGCGGCTGGTGACCCTTCTGACCTTATCCAGACAAAACGGGCTGGAGCCCAAAACAATCCAATTGGTCCATTCCTTTCCAGGCAAAGAGGCCGAATGGATTCTCATGGAGGCTGTTTATCAAGGGCGTGAGGAGCTTAAGGTCCTTCCCCCCCTTATCGTTTACCAGGAAGTCGGGGTTTATAGCGATCAGGTTCAAAGGAGTAAATTTTTCAACACTTTCCTTTAA
- a CDS encoding DUF721 domain-containing protein, translated as MNKEILPFKAVVQELLTGKDALVDPLIPAVIDAWIQAVPESLRSGIYMEGIREGTLYLSVSNPVVGQQFQFLKDSIRGKINETLGKPVVKTIRLKPGSVEVMSPGRKEKTDSTPPRPRSLSKKEKLRIQHICAEIKDPEVRERVRAAMEKSRCYEPAKRSLIP; from the coding sequence ATGAATAAAGAAATCCTGCCTTTTAAAGCCGTTGTTCAAGAGTTGTTAACCGGAAAGGATGCACTGGTGGATCCTTTGATCCCGGCTGTTATCGATGCCTGGATCCAGGCCGTTCCCGAGTCCTTACGATCGGGAATTTATATGGAAGGGATTCGGGAAGGGACCCTTTACCTATCGGTTTCCAATCCGGTTGTCGGGCAACAGTTCCAATTTCTAAAAGACTCCATTCGGGGAAAGATAAATGAAACATTGGGAAAACCGGTGGTCAAAACGATCCGGTTAAAGCCGGGATCGGTCGAGGTAATGAGCCCCGGCCGAAAAGAAAAAACGGATTCGACACCACCCCGACCCCGTTCCTTGTCAAAAAAAGAAAAATTACGGATCCAACATATTTGTGCCGAAATCAAGGATCCTGAAGTTCGTGAACGGGTCCGGGCGGCTATGGAAAAGAGTCGTTGTTATGAACCGGCCAAGCGCTCCCTGATCCCGTGA